The Acanthochromis polyacanthus isolate Apoly-LR-REF ecotype Palm Island chromosome 5, KAUST_Apoly_ChrSc, whole genome shotgun sequence genome includes a window with the following:
- the LOC127534207 gene encoding tripartite motif-containing protein 16-like, producing MAQRGNQPDSEKFSCSICLDLLKDPVTTSCGHSYCMDCIKTHWDGEDGQRIYSCPQCRKTFTPRPVLQKNVLLAELVEDLKKTELQAAADDHCYAGPEDVACDVCTGRKRKTVKSCVVCLASYCEIHLQPHYDSPPLKKHQLVEPSKNLQENICSHHDEVMKIFCLTDQQLICYLCTMDEHKGHETVPAAAERKKKQKELEVSRLNIQQRIQDRQKDVELLQQELEDINVSAHKTVEESEKMFNQMIHLIQNRGRDVEQQIRSQQETEVSRVKELQEKLEQEIRDLKRKDAELKQFSDTPDHNQFLLNYPSVSALSESTHSSSINIRPLRHFEDVTAAVKELRDQLQDILRDTWTNISLAITEVDVLLSEPQPKTRDEFLKYSREITLDPNTANAWLLLSEGNRKVTVMRQEQLYPDHPDRFTYFRQVLSKESLTGRCYWEVEWRGQGVDVAVAYKDICRTGNSFECVFGQNDISWSLRCNTNSYSFWHGTIQTPLSGPRSSRIGVYLDHRAGILSFYSVSEIMTLLHRVQTTFTELIHAGVWLPYDGDTAEFLKLKQSSSSV from the coding sequence ATGGCGCAGCGAGGAAATCAACCGGATTCAGAGAAATTCTCTTGTTCCATCTGTCTGGATCTACTGAAGGATCCGGTCACTACTTCCTGTGGACACAGCTACTGCATGGACTGTATTAAAACACACTGGGATGGAGAGGATGGTCAGAGAATCTACAGCTGCCCTCAGTGCAGGAAGACTTTCACACCGAGGCCTGTCCTGCAGAAAAACGTCCTGTTAGCAGAGTTAGTGGAGGATCTGAAGAAGACTGaactccaagctgctgctgatgatcactGCTATGCTGGACCTGAAGATGTGGCCTGTGATGTCTGCactgggaggaagaggaagactgTCAAGTCCTGTGTGGTTTGTTTGGCTTCTTATTGTGAAATTCACCTCCAACCTCACTATGATTCACCTCCATTAAAGAAACACCAGCTGGTGGAGCCCTCCAAGAAcctccaggagaacatctgctctcaTCATGATGAGGTGATGAAgattttctgtctcactgaTCAGCAGTTGATCTGTTATCTCTGCACAATGGATGAGCATAAAGGACATGAAAcagtcccagcagcagcagaaaggaagaagaagcagaaggagctggaggtgagtcgactgaacatccagcagagaatccaggacagacagaaagatgtgGAGCTGCTTCAACAGGAGCTGGAGGACATCAATGTATCTGCTCATAAAACAGTGGAGGAAAGTGAGAAGATGTTCAACCAGATGATCCATCTCATCCAGAATAGAGGCCGagatgtggagcagcagatcagatcccAGCAGGAGACTGAAGTGAGTCGAGTGAAAGAGCttcaggagaagctggagcaggagatcaGAGATCTGAAGAGGAAAGACGCTGAGCTGAAGCAGTTCTCAGATACACCAGATCACAACCAGTTTCTCCTCAACTACCCCTCAGTGTCAGCACTCAGTGAGTCCACACACTCATCCAGCATCAACATCCGTCCTCTGAGACACTTTGAGGacgtgacagcagctgtgaaagAGCTCAGAGATCAACTACAGGACATTCTGAGGGACACGTGGACAAACATCTCACTGGCAATCACTGAAGTGGATGTTTTACTGTCAGAACCACAACCAAAGACCAGAGATGAGTTCTTAAAATATTCAAGAGAAATCactctggatccaaacacagcaaacGCATGGCTGTTATTATCTGAAGGGAACAGAAAAGTAACAGTAATGAGACAAGAACAACtttatcctgatcatccagacagattcaCTTATTTTCGGCAGGTCCTGAGTAAagagagtctgactggacgttgttactgggaggtggagtggagagggcAAGGAGTTGATGTAGCGGTCGCATACAAGGATATCTGCAGAACAGGAAACTCATTTGAATGTGTATTTGGACAAAATGACATATCTTGGTCTTTACGTTGTAACACCAACAGCTATTCATTTTGGCATGGTACCATCCAAACTCCCCTCTCTGGTCCTCGGTCCTCCAGAATCGGAGTTTATCTGGATCACAGAGCAGGTATTCTGTCTTTCTACAGCGTCTCTGAAATCATGactctcctccacagagtccagaccacattcactgagcTCATACATGCTGGAGTTTGGCTTCCATATGATGGAGACACTGCAGAGTTCCTTAAACTCAAACAGAGTAGCTCCAGTGTCTGA
- the LOC127534209 gene encoding tripartite motif-containing protein 16-like — MAQQRNQSDSKKFSCSICLDLLKDPVTTSCGHNYCMDCIKTHWDGEDGKRIYSCPQCGKIFTPRPVLEKNVLFAELVEDLKKTGLQAAADDHCYAGPEDVDEHKGHETVPAAAERKKKPKELEVSRLNIQQRIQDRQRDVKLLQQELENINVSAHKTVDDSEKMFIQMIHLIQKRGRDVEQQIRSQQETEVSRIKELQEKLEQEIRDLKRKDAELKQLSDTPDHNHFLLNYPSVSALSESTHSSSFNIRPLRHFENVTAAVKELRDLLQDILRDTWTNISLAIAGRDVSLSGPQPEPKPEAEPEPEPEPKTRVEFLKYSTEITLDPNTAHRRLLLCEDNRKAIASSLQRSPPDHLDRFTDYHQVLSQESLTGRCYWEMECSYGEVSVAVAYKNICRTGKSNECVFGRNNKSWSLSYDISSYIFWYDNTGTPVPGDQASRIGVYLDHRAGILSFYSVSKTMTLLHRVQTTFTEPIHAGVGFCSDFKGAEFLKLR, encoded by the exons ATGGCGCAGCAAAGAAATCAGTCGGATTCAAAGAAATTCTCTTGTTCCATCTGTCTGGATCTACTGAAGGATCCGGTCACTACTTCCTGTGGACACAATTACTGCATGGACTGTATTAAAACACACTGGGATGGAGAGGATGGTAAGAGAATCTACAGCTGCCCTCAGTGCGGGAAGATTTTCACACCGAGGCCTGTCCTGGAGAAAAACGTCCTGTTCGCAGAGTTAGTGGAGGATCTGAAGAAGACTGGACTCcaagctgcagctgatgatcaCTGCTATGCTGGACCTGAAGATG TGGATGAACACAAAGGCCATGAAAcagtcccagcagcagcagaaaggaagaagaagccgaaggagctggaggtgagtcgactgaacatccagcagagaatccaggacaGGCAGAGAGATGTGAAGTTGCTTCAACAGGAGCTGGAGAACATCAATGTCTCTGCTCATAAAACAGTGGATGACAGTGAGAAGATGTTCATCCAGATGATCCATCTCATCCAGAAAAGAGGCCGagatgtggagcagcagatcagatcccAGCAGGAGACTGAAGTGAGTCGAATCAAAGAGCttcaggagaagctggagcaggagatcagagatctgaagaggaaagacgctgagctgaagcagctcTCAGATACACCAGATCACAACCACTTTCTCCTCAACTACCCCTCAGTGTCAGCACTCAGTGAGTCCACACACTCATCCAGCTTTAACATCCGTCCTCTGAGACACTTTGAGAacgtgacagcagctgtgaaagAGCTCAGAGATCTACTACAGGACATTCTGAGGGACACGTGGACAAACATTTCACTGGCAATCGCTGGAAGGGatgtttcactgtcaggaccacaaccagaaccaaaaccagaagcagagccagaaccagaaccagaaccaaagaCCAGAGTTGAATTCTTAAAGTATTCAACAGAAATCACTCTGGATCCAAATACAGCACACAGACGGCTGTTATTATGTGAGGACAACAGAAAAGCAATAGCATCTTCACTCCAACGGTCTCCTCCTGATCATCTAGACAGATTCACTGATTATCATCAGGTCCTTAGTCAAGAGAGTCTCACTGGACGCTGTTACTGGGAGATGGAGTGCAGCTATGGAGAAGTTAGTGTAGCGGTCGCATACAAGAACATCTGCAGAACAGGGAAGTCAAATGAATGTGTATTTGGAAGAAATAACAAATCTTGGTCTTTAAGTTACGACATCAGCAGTTACATATTTTGGTACGACAACACTGGAACTCCCGTTCCTGGTGATCAGGCCTCCAGAATCGGAGTCTATCTGGATCACAGAGCAGGTATTCTGTCTTTCTACAGTGTGTCTAAAACCATGactctcctccacagagtccagaccacattcactgagcCCATACATGCTGGAGTTGGGTTTTGCAGTGATTTCAAAGGTGCAGAGTTCCTCAAACTCAGATAG